The genomic region TAGCATTAACTCATTTCGAGACGTTGATAGAAGACCACTCCACATACTTAAACGAACTAGAAAATCTAAGTGTAATTCCGCAGATGGACATGGATAGAGTTATGAGAATCATAAAAAGAATGAGAAAGATAAGGAAGGATCTTGAACTTGGAATTAATACTATCCTTACTCACATTGATAGTGTTGGAAACTCAAGAATAAAAGAAGAGGCTATAGGAATAATAAGTTATTTAAATATAGTTGGATTTAAGGATGAAAAGGAGATCCTACAAAAACTTTCTACACAAGCAAAGGAAATAGGATATGATATAAATATAGATGACGATATAAAGCAAATTGATAATATACTCTCTAAAATTTCTAAAATAAGTCTATAGTGAAATCATGAGCATAGCTAACATAACATTGGAAGAAAAATTACAACAAATAACAGTTAAACTTATTGACGAAACTAGAGCACTTTACGAATTCCTTACTGTAGATGATAATAGTATTAATCCCATGCAAATTTATGCGAAAATAAATGGAATAAAGGACAGCGTTGAAAATGAGAAGTACCTCACTGGAGAATATATAATAAAGGTAAGAGAAGGACTAGACTATGTAGACCTTTATATAGATATCTTGAATAATCTAGAAAAAATAGCGCAAAATATAGATGCTGCAACATATAGATTAAGCGTACTTCTAACAAGAAGTAGCAAAATTGATAATATAATGCACGGTTTAATTGTAGTAATGTGCGAGAAAATACTTGCTTCTCTTACTCATTTAATTGAGTCAATTAAAACGCTATCTTCTAATGCTAAGAAATCTATAGAATCTGCTAGAAACATCCTGAAGTTGGAGGAAGACGTTGATGATTTATATAGAAATATTGAACTAAAATTGTTCGAAAAACCTCACGACGACCTTGTCTATGTAATGTTAATGAAAGATATTGCTGATAGATTAGAAGATAGCGAAGACCTAATTAGAGATTCAGCTAACTCTATAACATACATAGCCTTTAGTAGAACATGATGAGTATAAAAGGATATTTATTTGGCGATAAAATAGTAATCTTTGATATAAATGATAGCAAAAAATTATATTCTACTGGTTTTTATGGAAAGCCTCTTGGAATAAATAAACCAAAGAAAGCAGAAGATATAAAATATCCATTGGAACTTTCTTTAATAGAAGGATTATATTTGCTAAAAAAAGGCGAAATAGAAGTTATATATAATGGAAACAAGCTGAATGAGAATGATCTGTATGAAATTGGTAGAAAAAACATAGCAAGATTTGACAGCCTATTCACCGTATATTCAGATTTAAGAAATAAGGGATTTGTAGTTAGATCTGGAATAAAGTTTGGTGCAGATTTTGCAATATATACATTAGGTCCTGGAATAGAACATGCCCCTTACGTAGTAATAGTTTTAGACGCAAACTCAACTCTTCTTGCAAACGAGTTGATGAGTTTCGGAAGAGTATCTCATAGTACTAGAAAGAAACTCATCTTAGCAATAGTTAATGTGCTTTCGCCGAAAAATATAAGATACGTAATGTTTAAATGGGTGAAATTATAGAATAATATTGCATAACATGAAAAATGGGGGTTTTGATTGAGAAACTATTCTGGAAGGAGCTTTAATAAAGAAAGAGGACAGATATCCCAAAACGAGCCAAAACCTCTACCTTTGGGAGAAAAATGCAATTATCTATGCCCTTATTTTAGGTGTAATAAGAGAGCATTAATGATACAGACAAAATATGTAAAAGGTAGTCCATATAAAGTAGGCTTCTGCAGATGGGTTGGAGATACTTGTATCGCAGGCGAATGTCAATACGCATATTGCGAAAAAAGAGCACTACTCCCAGGTAATAGGTGTGCTTTTGCTGTAAATAAAAGAACTGATGGAGATGATATGGAGAAAGAATTAAAAGAATCTGATGAGTATGAAGATAAGGTTAAAGATATTATATCTAAGAAACTTGGTAAGAAGGATCTTGATCTGATTTAGACCACCTTTTATATAATTCATTCCTTATTCCTAACAAGTCAAGAGCTTTTCCTACAATAAAATCTATTAAATCTTGAATTTTTGTCGGCTTAATATAAAAGCCTGGGGAAGCAGGCATTATAATCCCTCCTGCTTTAGCTATTTTTAATGCATTATATAGCTCTATTTGACCCAAAGGAGTTTCTCTAATTACTAGGACTAGCTTTTGTCTATTCCTTAAGAAATTTATTGCAGATCTAGTAAGTAAATTTGAGGCAAAACCATGAGCTATGTAAGCTAATGTATTTATACTACAAGGAATTATAATCATCCCTTTTGTAGTTACAGTAAAACTTGAACTAGAAGTTGGAGCATCTATTTCATTCTCCATAAATATATTAGAAGTGAATTTTCTTACTTCATGAACTAAGTCTATGCCATTTTCTTTTTCAGCAACTTTTATTGCTGCATTAGTTATTATTACATGCTGATCATATCCATATTCCTTTAGTACTTCTACTGCCCTTAAGCCATAAATTATTCCACTTGCGCCGCTTATTCCTATTACTACCTTCTTATTTGCTCTTGTTTTCTTAACCACTGTCTCATCCATGCCGTGTAACAAGAGTTACTACAAAATACTAAAGGTTTATTGTTACAGCAAGTTTTAACAACTATTGGATTTCCTCTTATTATCTTCTTACACCAGCTACATCTTATTTCGTTAATTTTAGTATCTAATTTTAATGGCATATTTCATTAACTTTATGAAGAATTTAAATATATTTCTTAAATGAACTCTATATAACTTGGTTTATAAGTAAGTTATTATGAAGTAAACACATGCAAAGCATAAGAATTAAGCAAGTAAATGAAGTGAAAATAAGTAAATATATTCTAAAATATACTTTTGAAGATTGGAATAATTTAGTAGAAAGTGACGTAGTAATTGTTGGAGCAGGGCCGTCTGGTATGACTGCGGCTTATTATTTGGCAAAGGCTGGCCTAAAAACTGTGATCTTCGAAAGAAGACTAAGCTTCGGAGGCGGTATAGGAGGTGGTGCAATGAATTTTCATAAAATCGTCATAGAAACTCCAGCAGATGAAATAATAAAGGAATTAAAGATAAGATACATAGAACCAGAAGAAGGAATTTTTGTAATAGATAGTTCAGAGTTCATGGCTAAATTAGCTACTGCAGCAATAGATGCAGGTGCAAAGATTATTCATGGAGTTACTGTAGACGATGTAATATTCAGAGAAAATCCACTTAGAGTAGCTGGAGTAGCAGTAGAATGGACTTCAACCCAAATGTCTGGCTTACACGTAGATCCATTATTTATCTCGGCAAAAGCTGTGGTAGATGCTACTGGTCACGATGCAGAGATAATTTCTGTTGCGTCTAGAAAAGTTCCAGAGCTAGGTATAGCTGTTCCTGGAGAGAAATCAGCATATAGTGAAATAGCCGAAGAGCTAGTTGTAGAAAATACAGGAAAAGTTGCTCCAGGCTTATACGCAACTGGTATGGCAGTTTGTGAAGTAAAATCATTGCCTAGAATGGGACCTATATTTGGAGCGATGATTCTTTCAGGCAAGAAAGTTGCTGAGGAAATAATTAAAGACTTGCGTAACTCTTAAATCTTATTTTTTATATTGTAACTCGATGAGTCAAGCTCAGCAAATTAAAATCTCGGATAAGATTCAAGGTGTAATAGAAAAAGATTTTGATAACAAGGTAATAGGAAGAAGGGAATTAACGCTAAAATTATATCATATAGGCACTGGAACACCGTCAAGAAACGAAATTAAAAAGGCCATAAGTGAATTGCTTAACACTAAAGAAGATCTTATTGTAGTCAGAAAAGTATTCACTAGTTATGGTGCTGGAATAAGTACTGCAAGAGTTCATGTTTATACTAATAAAGAAACTTTAGAAAAATACGAGCCTAAACATTTATTAACAAGAGGTACAAGCACAAAGAAAGAAGGTGAACAAGGTGGCGAAAAAGGAAGCAAGTGAAGCCAAGGCTTCAGTAAGACTTTATTATGAAATATCTGATGGAAAAGTAAAATTAAAGAATAAAAAGTGCCCTAGATGCGGTAGTGTAATGGCCCACCATTTAAAGCCAGTTGAGAGATGGGCTTGCGGTAAATGCGGATATACAGAATTTGTCTCGGGGAAAAAATAAGAAATGAAAGTTCTTGGTATTGAATCTACTGCACACACTTTTGGAGTCGGAATAGCGGAAGATAAACCTCCTTTTATTTTAGCCAATGTTAGAGATACTTATGTACCTAAATCTGGTGGAATGAAACCTGGAGATCTAGCAAGGCATCATGCAACAGTTGCTCCAGATATACTAGCAAAGGCACTTGAAGAAGCAAAAACTAGTATAGAAGATATTGACGGAATAGCAGTAGCATTGGGGCCAGGAATGGGTCCTGCTCTTAGAATCGGTGCAGTAGTAGCTAGAGCATTAGCATTAAAATATAACAAGAAGCTGATACCAGTTAATCACGGAATTGGACATATAGAAATAGGATATTTAACCACAAATGCCAAGGATCCGCTCATTTTATACTTATCTGGAGGAAATACAATAATAACAACTTTTTATGAAGGAAAGTTTAGAATTTTTGGTGAGACTTTAGATATAGCTTTAGGAAATATGATGGATGTTTTTGTCAGAGAAGTAAATCTAGCACCGCCATATGTTGTTAATGGGAAGCACGTTATAGATATTTGCGCTGAAAATGCTAAGGATTTAATAGATTTGCCATATGTTGTTAAAGGACAAGATATGTCGTTCTCTGGACTACTGACTGCTGCACTGAGAGCTACAAAAAAATATCCAATTCCAGATATTTGCTATAGTATAAGAGAAAACGCATTCGATATGCTTTTAGAAGCTACTGAAAGGGCATTGGCATTAACAGAAAAAAAGGAAATTATGGTAGTAGGTGGAGTTGCGGCTAGCGTTAGTTTACGTAGCAAACTAGATTTACTAGCTAAAGATTGGAGTGTTGAAATTAAAATTGTTCCTCCACAGTTTTCTGGTGATAACGGTGCAATGATAGCCTATGCTGGGCTTTTAGCCTTAAAGAGTGGAGTCACTATACCTATAGAAGAGTCAGTTGTAAAGCCTAGGTGGAGAATAGACGAGGTAGATATTCCTTGGAGGAATTAAAACTACTTAAAAGAGGTGCAGAATCGCAAATTTACGAAACGTATTTCTTAGGAATCCATGCAATAGTTAAGAAACGAATATCTAAAGCATACAGAGATCCTAAACTGGACAGGAAAATAAATTTAGAAAGAACTATTATGGAAGCAAAGCTCATGTATAATGCGTTAAAATCAGGTATAAATGTCCCTGCTATACTTTACATAGATAAGGATAATTTCTCAATAATAATGGAATTTATAGAAGGAATAACAGTAAAGGAAGTATTATGGAAAAACCTTTACGACCCAAAGAAAATAGGCGAAATGATAGGAGAAATAGCATTAAGATTACACAGCTCACAGATAGCTCATGGAGACTTAACAACTAACAATCTTATTTTGAAAGAGAATAAGCTATTCTTAATTGACTTTGGGTTATCAAAAAGAACTAATGACGTAGAAGATTTCGCTACAGATGTCCATGTATTTTTAAGATCATTAGAAAGCGTCCATCCTGATAAAAAGGATGAAGTATTTGACGGATTTAAATTAACTTATTCAAAATTTAAATTATATGAAAAAGTTATGGAAACTTTGAAAGATATTAGAATGAGGGGTAGATACGTTGAAGAAAGAAGAAGTAAAAGTAGTAACAGGGAATAAGAGAAAATTTGAAGAGATGAATCAAATAGCATTACAATACGGTATTAAACTATCAATGATAAATTTGCCTAAATTTGAAATCCAAGCAGATAGGTTAGAAGACGTGGTTAGGCATGCTGCTTCAGTTTTTTATTCAATATTAAACGAGCCTATAATCTTAGAAGATAGCGGCCTCTTTATAGAGGCATTAAACGGGTTTCCAGGACCTTATACTAAATTTGTGAAGAAAACGTTAGATATTAATGGCATTCTAAAACTTATGAAAGGTGAGAAAAACAGGAATGCGTATTTTAAAACTGCATTAGCCTACGTGAATGAGAATGAAATTAGAATATTCACTGGAGAAGTTTACGGTAAAATAGCAGAAGAGGCTAGAGGAAATAAAGGTTTTGGATTTGACCCTATTTTTATACCAGAAGGTTCCGAGAAAACTTTTGCAGAGATGGAGATAGAAGAGAAAAATAAATACTCGCACAGAAGTAAGGCTTTTAAAAAATTCCTTGATTATTACATTCATTTATAGATTTTAGTCTCTTCAATGCTTTCATCATTAAGTTTCTTATAATATTTCTCATAATAAGATGAGATAAACGACATATCCTCTTCTGTTAGATCTTCTAATTCTTCTGTCTTTACAAATTCCTCCAACTCTTTAATTGTAGTAATATTAGGAACTACAGTAGAAACATTAGGATTAGCTAATACGAATTTTATAGCTAATTGAGATAACTTCATACCTTTTGATTTCGCAAATTCTAACATTCCTTTGCTGTTATTTACTGCTTCTTCAATCCATTTAATGTTCTTTAAACTTCTATGAAGATTTTTATTCTCGCCTATTGGCCATTTATCTTCAATTAAGGCATCAGATGCGTGAGGAACTCTTACTACGTTACCTATCCTATATTTAAGAAACTCCTTGCCCGGATATTGTTCAATCATATTATAAATATGCTCTAAACCTTCATACCCAATTTTTATTGCCTCTAAGCCTTCTTCTCCCCAACCGAGTGTAGGTCCTAATGCGACTCCTATTGCTCTAACTATACCGTCTTTTTTAAGCCCTTGCATAAAATCAAAGATTTCCTTATTCCTAATTACGTTCATTTTTGGATTATGCAACATAAGAATGTCAACATAATCTGTATTTAATCTCTTTAATGATTCTTTTATTGCAAACTCTAAATAATCTATATTAAAATTCTGTTCTATCTTCCTCCCCTTTTTATTATAAAAATCGTAACCTATCTTAGTTAATATAACTATATTGTCTCTTTTATTTCCTAGCGCTTTAGCAAGTAATTCTTCAGCTTTTCCTTCGCCGTAAATATCTCCAGTATCGTAAAAAGTTATACCTAATTCATAAGCTTTTTTCAAAATTTCTTCAGCATTTACATTTGGGGCCCACCAGTCAGTAGCAAGACTCCATAATCCTACTCCAATTTCTGAGACCCTTATTCCAGTATGACCAAAGTCTCTTTCTCTCACGTTATACCACTACTAATAATTTTAAACATTCTTAAAAATAAAGGTAAACATCAATACATGCTTGTTAGACTAGAAGAAAAAGAGTTCGATAAAATATTTAGCAAATTAAAAGAGCAAGTATATGAGTATAACTCTAAAATTAGTGGCAGTGAAGTATATTTGAAACCTTATCATGTAGTATATAAAAATGGTAAGAAATATATTTATATAGGAAAATACTGGTATAAACTGGAAAAATATAATGGAAAGATAAAATGGATATATCTTGGAAAAGAGAAACCACTTGCAAATTTACCAGATCCCCCCAAGTTTCCAGAATTTACTATAATAAAGGATGAAAAAAGTTACATTGTTGACGAGAAATTTTTAAATAATTTCTAATGAAAGTCTTGATTTTATAGCTTCTTTATTCATTTTTATTTTTAACCCATTTATTATCATTATTAGGTCTTCCATGTCCAATTTTATTAGTTCGCTTATAGCCAAAGCGGTAACAGGAGTAAATGGAGAACCCATAAATGCATATATTGAAGCTTTTCTAGCTTCTATTCTAGCTAATCTATACAATGAATATAACGCTGAATACGCATCGCCTAATTCGATATTCCTAGAGTATTGTGTCCTTCTTAATATATTGGCTACTTCTTCCATTTTTGAAGATTGCAAATCTCTTATAGTATCAGGCAATATCTTACATGTTAATGGTATTACTATCTTCTGCCTTATCGCTAAGCTAGCTGAGTAATAATCTTTGTATCCACATATTATTGCTTCTGCAGCAGCTTTCCAGTCACCTTTAAAGGTATCAATTATTGACGATAGTTTATCGATAAAGTAAAAGTCAAGAAGAGACTCTAACTGGGATAAATTCCTTGGATTTTTTGATAATGCGTATTCTAATGCATTAGAATATATTGTTCCTCTTATAATACTCCTTAGTTCTTCTATAGTTGTTGGATTGGACTCAGATATTTTTGAAAGAAATACAATTTTTGATGGTCTTGATTTATTATATATTCCAGCAATTATTGACTTAAATTCATCTAAAGTTAAATAATAATAATATAAATCTACAATGTCGTGAGCAGACTTAACTGAAGATGAAAAATTTAATATTTTATAAATTTGATCAATTGCTCTTCTTTTTATTTCTATCTCAGCGTCATCAAATGTTGCAGGAATATCTTCTATAAAGTTTCGTTCTTTTAATATACTTAATACATTTTTCCAATCATTCTCAGCTAATAGCTCTGTTACAAGCCCTTTAGTTAATGTTGTTGATTTAAATAATCTAGAAATCGAGGAAATATATGCTAAAGAAGGAGAACTCACTTATATGCACCTTTAATTGCATTTAAAACTTCTGACACAGCTTTTTCCAAGTTTTTATTAGCCTTTTCTTTTATTTCACTTATTTTCTTTTCCCTCTCATCAGCATAATTCTTTCTTAACCTATCTATTTCTTCTTGAGTTTCTTTAGAAATATTTGAAGAAATCTCATCAAAGATTTTCTTTACTTCCTTATCCATTTCTAGGCTTAGGCTATAAGCTAAATCTATTAGTTTTTTCGCATCATCAGAGGTAGTAGCTCTAATTTTATCTAAATCATTTTCAAATTCGACTATAATCTTTGGATAAATTGAAAAGTTAGAATCGCTCATTTGATTATAATTATAGAGAAGTTCCTTTTATATATTTCCTGCCTCTAATTAGGTATCCAGTATGCATTACTCCAATGTTCTTTGGTCTAACAGCGTTTTCCTTTACTTGGTATTCCCTGAGTATTAGTTCTTCAGCATGAATGTCTATAAATCCCTCATTTCTCATTTGTAATACAGTTTTCTCTATTTGATTTACTGTAGGAACGAATACTATAAGCGAACCGGAAGGTTTTAATGCCTCATAAGCCTTTGATACAGCGTTCCAAGGATCGGGCATATCTAAAATTACAGCAGAAACTTCTTTTTCGTCTATTCCTTGTCTTATATCCTTAATTTTGAATTCTATACGATCTAAAAGATTTAGCATTAACGCATTTTGCTTAGCTTTATTCTGCATATCTTCTCTTACATCATAGCTTATGACTTTGCCGTTAGGGCCTAAAAAGTAAGCTAAAGTTATTGTTAAAAATCCAGATCCAGTACCTGCTTCTACTACAGTATCTCCAGGCTGTATTCCAGAGGCATAAATTATATACGAAGCGTCCTTAGGATAAACAACTTGTGATGGTCTAGGTAAAGTAGTATAAATATCCATAGGTGTAGGCTTTAGTAAATATGCCTCACCTTTTGATATTTTTATTATTTCGCCATATTCTTTTCCTATTAGCTGATCATGAATTATGTAACCTTTGTCAGTATCAAGTCTTTTGCCTTTTTTTACCTTAATCAGGAATGCTCTCTTATTATCAATCCAAATTGTAACTGGATCGCCTTCTTGAATTGGCACATGTATAAATCTCATTATATTAAAAATGTTTATCTTCTAAAGAGTAGTTACACTAAATATAAATGAACAAAATTCAAAAAGCCATTAAAATTTTAACTTTCAGCATTGGTGTCTTAACTCATTATGTCGTTAATACCAGCCTTCATCATTCACTCTTTTATCCATAATTCCTTTCTAATAAAATCACCTATGGCTGCTCTAATTACTTCGCTTCTTGATTCGTATCTACCTGTGTTTACTAATTCATCTATAGCTTCTAAGAATTGTTCCGGTAGTTTAACGGTTATTATTTTCATAAAGATCGATTATTCACCTAAGTTGAAACTGCTTTTAAGAATTATTGCAA from Acidianus ambivalens harbors:
- a CDS encoding DUF47 family protein; amino-acid sequence: MSIANITLEEKLQQITVKLIDETRALYEFLTVDDNSINPMQIYAKINGIKDSVENEKYLTGEYIIKVREGLDYVDLYIDILNNLEKIAQNIDAATYRLSVLLTRSSKIDNIMHGLIVVMCEKILASLTHLIESIKTLSSNAKKSIESARNILKLEEDVDDLYRNIELKLFEKPHDDLVYVMLMKDIADRLEDSEDLIRDSANSITYIAFSRT
- the endA gene encoding tRNA-intron lyase, which codes for MSIKGYLFGDKIVIFDINDSKKLYSTGFYGKPLGINKPKKAEDIKYPLELSLIEGLYLLKKGEIEVIYNGNKLNENDLYEIGRKNIARFDSLFTVYSDLRNKGFVVRSGIKFGADFAIYTLGPGIEHAPYVVIVLDANSTLLANELMSFGRVSHSTRKKLILAIVNVLSPKNIRYVMFKWVKL
- a CDS encoding UbiX family flavin prenyltransferase, yielding MDETVVKKTRANKKVVIGISGASGIIYGLRAVEVLKEYGYDQHVIITNAAIKVAEKENGIDLVHEVRKFTSNIFMENEIDAPTSSSSFTVTTKGMIIIPCSINTLAYIAHGFASNLLTRSAINFLRNRQKLVLVIRETPLGQIELYNALKIAKAGGIIMPASPGFYIKPTKIQDLIDFIVGKALDLLGIRNELYKRWSKSDQDPSYQVS
- a CDS encoding TRASH domain-containing protein gives rise to the protein MPLKLDTKINEIRCSWCKKIIRGNPIVVKTCCNNKPLVFCSNSCYTAWMRQWLRKQEQIRR
- a CDS encoding sulfide-dependent adenosine diphosphate thiazole synthase, yielding MQSIRIKQVNEVKISKYILKYTFEDWNNLVESDVVIVGAGPSGMTAAYYLAKAGLKTVIFERRLSFGGGIGGGAMNFHKIVIETPADEIIKELKIRYIEPEEGIFVIDSSEFMAKLATAAIDAGAKIIHGVTVDDVIFRENPLRVAGVAVEWTSTQMSGLHVDPLFISAKAVVDATGHDAEIISVASRKVPELGIAVPGEKSAYSEIAEELVVENTGKVAPGLYATGMAVCEVKSLPRMGPIFGAMILSGKKVAEEIIKDLRNS
- a CDS encoding 30S ribosomal protein S24e; amino-acid sequence: MSQAQQIKISDKIQGVIEKDFDNKVIGRRELTLKLYHIGTGTPSRNEIKKAISELLNTKEDLIVVRKVFTSYGAGISTARVHVYTNKETLEKYEPKHLLTRGTSTKKEGEQGGEKGSK
- a CDS encoding 30S ribosomal protein S27ae; protein product: MAKKEASEAKASVRLYYEISDGKVKLKNKKCPRCGSVMAHHLKPVERWACGKCGYTEFVSGKK
- the kae1 gene encoding KEOPS complex N(6)-L-threonylcarbamoyladenine synthase Kae1, giving the protein MKVLGIESTAHTFGVGIAEDKPPFILANVRDTYVPKSGGMKPGDLARHHATVAPDILAKALEEAKTSIEDIDGIAVALGPGMGPALRIGAVVARALALKYNKKLIPVNHGIGHIEIGYLTTNAKDPLILYLSGGNTIITTFYEGKFRIFGETLDIALGNMMDVFVREVNLAPPYVVNGKHVIDICAENAKDLIDLPYVVKGQDMSFSGLLTAALRATKKYPIPDICYSIRENAFDMLLEATERALALTEKKEIMVVGGVAASVSLRSKLDLLAKDWSVEIKIVPPQFSGDNGAMIAYAGLLALKSGVTIPIEESVVKPRWRIDEVDIPWRN
- a CDS encoding Kae1-associated kinase Bud32; this encodes MENRRGRYSLEELKLLKRGAESQIYETYFLGIHAIVKKRISKAYRDPKLDRKINLERTIMEAKLMYNALKSGINVPAILYIDKDNFSIIMEFIEGITVKEVLWKNLYDPKKIGEMIGEIALRLHSSQIAHGDLTTNNLILKENKLFLIDFGLSKRTNDVEDFATDVHVFLRSLESVHPDKKDEVFDGFKLTYSKFKLYEKVMETLKDIRMRGRYVEERRSKSSNRE
- a CDS encoding XTP/dITP diphosphatase; this translates as MNQIALQYGIKLSMINLPKFEIQADRLEDVVRHAASVFYSILNEPIILEDSGLFIEALNGFPGPYTKFVKKTLDINGILKLMKGEKNRNAYFKTALAYVNENEIRIFTGEVYGKIAEEARGNKGFGFDPIFIPEGSEKTFAEMEIEEKNKYSHRSKAFKKFLDYYIHL
- a CDS encoding aldo/keto reductase, which gives rise to MRERDFGHTGIRVSEIGVGLWSLATDWWAPNVNAEEILKKAYELGITFYDTGDIYGEGKAEELLAKALGNKRDNIVILTKIGYDFYNKKGRKIEQNFNIDYLEFAIKESLKRLNTDYVDILMLHNPKMNVIRNKEIFDFMQGLKKDGIVRAIGVALGPTLGWGEEGLEAIKIGYEGLEHIYNMIEQYPGKEFLKYRIGNVVRVPHASDALIEDKWPIGENKNLHRSLKNIKWIEEAVNNSKGMLEFAKSKGMKLSQLAIKFVLANPNVSTVVPNITTIKELEEFVKTEELEDLTEEDMSFISSYYEKYYKKLNDESIEETKIYK
- a CDS encoding V0D/AC39 family V-type ATPase subunit; protein product: MSSPSLAYISSISRLFKSTTLTKGLVTELLAENDWKNVLSILKERNFIEDIPATFDDAEIEIKRRAIDQIYKILNFSSSVKSAHDIVDLYYYYLTLDEFKSIIAGIYNKSRPSKIVFLSKISESNPTTIEELRSIIRGTIYSNALEYALSKNPRNLSQLESLLDFYFIDKLSSIIDTFKGDWKAAAEAIICGYKDYYSASLAIRQKIVIPLTCKILPDTIRDLQSSKMEEVANILRRTQYSRNIELGDAYSALYSLYRLARIEARKASIYAFMGSPFTPVTALAISELIKLDMEDLIMIINGLKIKMNKEAIKSRLSLEII
- a CDS encoding tRNA (adenine-N1)-methyltransferase, which codes for MRFIHVPIQEGDPVTIWIDNKRAFLIKVKKGKRLDTDKGYIIHDQLIGKEYGEIIKISKGEAYLLKPTPMDIYTTLPRPSQVVYPKDASYIIYASGIQPGDTVVEAGTGSGFLTITLAYFLGPNGKVISYDVREDMQNKAKQNALMLNLLDRIEFKIKDIRQGIDEKEVSAVILDMPDPWNAVSKAYEALKPSGSLIVFVPTVNQIEKTVLQMRNEGFIDIHAEELILREYQVKENAVRPKNIGVMHTGYLIRGRKYIKGTSL
- a CDS encoding ribbon-helix-helix domain-containing protein translates to MKIITVKLPEQFLEAIDELVNTGRYESRSEVIRAAIGDFIRKELWIKE